The following coding sequences lie in one Frigoribacterium sp. SL97 genomic window:
- a CDS encoding SDR family NAD(P)-dependent oxidoreductase has protein sequence MPAPTTSLPTALVTGASGGIGAEFARRLAPDHDVVIVARSGDRLEQVRAELVATRASGSFTAVVADLSTPDGVETVLAAVGDRAIDVLVNNAGVGSHGAFVESDPAAVQAQVHLNCSQVVALTRALLPGMVERRRGTVVNVASTAAFQPIPTMAVYGATKSFVLSFSEAVHAEVRGSGVTVTALCPGATETGFFAATGSDFLTSGRQTPEQVVTAALRAVRRRRAVVVSGLGNAIGAQAHRFLPRRLVTAASALIVRER, from the coding sequence ATGCCCGCACCCACCACGTCCCTGCCCACCGCACTCGTCACCGGCGCCTCCGGCGGCATCGGCGCGGAGTTCGCCCGGCGGCTCGCCCCCGACCACGACGTGGTGATCGTGGCGCGCAGCGGCGACCGTCTCGAGCAGGTGAGGGCCGAGCTCGTGGCGACCCGCGCCTCCGGGTCGTTCACGGCCGTGGTCGCCGACCTGTCGACGCCCGACGGGGTCGAGACCGTGCTGGCCGCCGTCGGCGACCGCGCGATCGACGTGCTGGTGAACAACGCCGGCGTCGGCTCCCACGGGGCGTTCGTCGAGTCCGACCCCGCCGCCGTCCAGGCGCAGGTGCACCTCAACTGCTCGCAGGTGGTCGCGCTGACGCGCGCGCTGCTGCCGGGCATGGTCGAGCGACGCCGCGGCACGGTGGTCAACGTCGCCTCGACCGCGGCCTTCCAGCCGATCCCGACGATGGCGGTCTACGGGGCGACCAAGTCGTTCGTGCTCTCGTTCAGCGAGGCGGTGCACGCCGAGGTGCGGGGGTCGGGCGTCACCGTCACGGCCCTCTGCCCGGGCGCGACCGAGACCGGCTTCTTCGCCGCGACCGGGAGCGACTTCCTCACGAGCGGCCGCCAGACGCCCGAGCAGGTCGTCACCGCGGCGCTGCGAGCCGTGCGCCGTCGCCGTGCCGTCGTGGTCAGCGGGCTCGGCAACGCGATCGGTGCCCAGGCGCACCGGTTCCTGCCCCGGCGGCTCGTGACCGCGGCCTCGGCCCTTATCGTCCGCGAGCGCTAG
- a CDS encoding MetQ/NlpA family ABC transporter substrate-binding protein — protein sequence MPENTPTPAPRTATVTDDHGFELRRRRRWPWIAGGAVAVVAAAAAIVVPLTAPAGPAVAEAGATLTVATAEGNASEQALVQFVADEVAPEYGITVAFTGLSDSNTINRAVSEGEIAGTVYQHELWLDQVLASNPDFREEAATPVFRWGFGLWSSRYTDAGQLPDGATVSLYSDPANEAQGLWVLERAGLITLKDGVDKAHATQDDIASNPKGLQFTLLDFAAQSRALPDLDAAVGYTEYYLAAGVPIEQQIFAPAAPDEFAGQLTIGSDYADEENVKKLVAAFQDPAVQEFLATDPRVKGILLPLDAE from the coding sequence ATGCCCGAGAACACCCCCACCCCTGCACCCCGCACCGCGACCGTCACGGACGACCACGGCTTCGAGCTGAGGCGTCGCCGCCGTTGGCCCTGGATCGCCGGAGGCGCGGTGGCGGTCGTCGCCGCCGCCGCCGCGATCGTCGTGCCCCTGACCGCGCCCGCCGGGCCGGCCGTCGCCGAGGCCGGGGCGACGCTGACCGTCGCCACCGCCGAGGGCAACGCGTCCGAGCAGGCCCTCGTGCAGTTCGTCGCCGACGAGGTCGCCCCCGAGTACGGCATCACCGTCGCCTTCACGGGCCTGAGCGACAGCAACACGATCAACCGGGCCGTCAGCGAGGGCGAGATCGCCGGCACGGTGTACCAGCACGAACTCTGGCTGGACCAGGTGCTCGCCTCGAACCCGGACTTCCGGGAGGAAGCGGCGACGCCGGTGTTCCGCTGGGGCTTCGGCCTCTGGTCGTCGAGGTACACCGATGCCGGGCAGCTGCCCGACGGTGCCACGGTGTCGCTGTACTCCGACCCGGCCAACGAGGCCCAGGGGCTCTGGGTGCTCGAGCGCGCTGGCCTCATCACGCTGAAGGACGGCGTCGACAAGGCACACGCCACCCAGGACGACATCGCCTCGAACCCGAAGGGGCTGCAGTTCACCCTGCTCGACTTCGCCGCGCAGTCGCGGGCCCTGCCCGACCTCGACGCAGCCGTCGGCTACACCGAGTACTATCTCGCCGCCGGCGTGCCGATCGAGCAGCAGATCTTCGCACCCGCCGCACCGGACGAGTTCGCAGGCCAGCTCACCATCGGCAGCGACTACGCCGACGAGGAGAACGTGAAGAAGCTCGTCGCCGCCTTCCAGGACCCGGCCGTGCAGGAGTTCCTCGCGACCGACCCTCGCGTGAAGGGCATCCTGCTGCCGCTCGACGCGGAGTAG
- a CDS encoding glycoside hydrolase family 2 TIM barrel-domain containing protein codes for MTHLDDVAPGSASRLAPRSWLHSDAPTHSLDGPWRFRLLPEAPLDDEARVPEVADPELDDADWDELPVPSHWVLHGHGSPIYTNLQYPFPIDPPHVPDENPTGEYRRTLVVPASFRSGARVVLRFDGVDGLATVWLNGVELGWTTGSRLATEFDVTDALVEGANALAVRVNQWSAASYLEDQDQWWMPGIFRSVTLQSRPAAALDDVDLRASYDHATGAGRLDLDVVGAFPVTLRVPALGVDVTWATPADVAPVDLPAVEPWSAEVPRLYDATVASPGETVSLRVGFRTVRIVGDSFEVNGRRVTFRGVNRHESHPVRGRVFDEAEARADLELMKRAHVNAIRTAHYPPHPRLLDLADEYGFWVVLECDLETHGFWDVEWRGNPSDEPAWCDAYLDRIARTVERDKNHPSIVMWSLGNESGTGRNLAAMATWLHGRDATRPVHYEGDLAGEYTDVYSRMYPTLEEIASVCGEPATTIHETEGAQGARQRQKPFVLCEYGHAMGNGPGSFADYEAAVDRWPSLHGGFVWEWRDHGIATRTPDGTPYFAYGGDFGEVVHDGQFVMDGLLLSDGTPTPALAEFAAVITPVRVRLLDAARLVTVENRRHTASTDDVEVRWQLEHDGHVIASGVLDVPSLTAQSTATVEVPEEARAAGDAATVREAHLTVTAVTRHDLRWAGAGHVLGRDQALVASRPAARTRASGAWSGDTLGALTFDARGALTSWHGLPVAGPRLELWRAPTDNDRGAGQGSYELAEPELTHGRGAEETPPSAERWVERGLHRLVHRVLSVCRSDHGLEQRVRVSAAHTGTGVDVTFRWTATADGVLLRTEAVPFGPWDCTWPRVGARFDLPLSLASSPVDWLGTGPAESYADSAAAARVGRFTSSVDGLSVEYARPQETGHRPGLRSLTLGGPGGVAASAGGPVLSVTTVPDGAGHRCGFQLARHTAQQVALAAHPHELPEPTALHLYLDDAQHGLGSRACGPDVLPRHALWPSARAWEVVLA; via the coding sequence ATGACCCACCTCGACGACGTCGCCCCCGGTTCCGCCTCACGGCTTGCCCCCCGCTCGTGGCTGCACAGCGACGCCCCGACCCATTCGCTCGACGGGCCGTGGCGGTTCCGACTGCTGCCCGAGGCTCCCCTCGACGACGAGGCACGGGTCCCCGAGGTCGCCGACCCCGAACTCGACGACGCCGACTGGGATGAGCTGCCGGTGCCCTCGCACTGGGTGCTGCACGGGCACGGGTCGCCGATCTACACGAACCTGCAGTACCCGTTCCCTATCGATCCGCCGCACGTGCCCGACGAGAACCCGACCGGAGAGTACCGACGCACGCTCGTCGTGCCGGCGTCGTTCCGGAGTGGCGCGCGCGTCGTGCTGCGGTTCGACGGCGTCGACGGCCTCGCGACCGTGTGGCTGAACGGCGTCGAGCTCGGCTGGACGACGGGCAGCCGCCTCGCCACCGAGTTCGACGTGACCGACGCGCTGGTCGAGGGGGCCAACGCCCTCGCGGTCCGGGTGAACCAGTGGTCGGCGGCCAGCTACCTCGAGGACCAGGACCAGTGGTGGATGCCCGGCATCTTCCGCAGCGTCACCCTGCAGTCGCGCCCCGCCGCGGCCCTCGACGACGTCGACCTGCGGGCGTCGTACGACCACGCCACCGGGGCGGGCCGGCTCGACCTCGACGTGGTCGGCGCGTTCCCCGTGACCTTGCGCGTGCCGGCACTGGGCGTCGACGTCACCTGGGCGACCCCGGCCGACGTGGCTCCCGTCGACCTGCCCGCGGTCGAGCCGTGGAGCGCCGAGGTGCCGCGCCTCTACGACGCGACCGTCGCCTCGCCGGGCGAGACCGTCTCGTTGCGGGTGGGGTTCCGCACGGTGCGCATCGTGGGCGACTCGTTCGAGGTCAACGGCCGCCGCGTGACCTTCCGGGGCGTCAACCGCCACGAGTCCCACCCGGTGCGAGGACGCGTGTTCGACGAGGCCGAGGCGCGTGCCGACCTCGAGCTGATGAAGCGGGCCCACGTGAACGCGATCCGCACCGCGCACTACCCGCCGCACCCGCGACTCCTCGACCTGGCGGACGAGTACGGCTTCTGGGTCGTGCTCGAGTGCGACCTCGAGACCCACGGCTTCTGGGACGTCGAGTGGCGCGGCAACCCCAGCGACGAACCCGCCTGGTGCGATGCCTACCTCGACCGGATCGCCCGCACGGTCGAACGCGACAAGAACCACCCGAGCATCGTGATGTGGTCGCTCGGCAACGAGTCGGGCACGGGGCGCAACCTCGCCGCCATGGCGACCTGGCTGCACGGGCGCGACGCCACCCGACCGGTGCACTACGAGGGCGACCTGGCCGGCGAGTACACCGACGTCTACTCGCGCATGTACCCGACCCTCGAAGAGATCGCGTCGGTCTGCGGCGAACCGGCCACGACGATCCACGAGACCGAGGGCGCCCAGGGTGCCCGGCAGCGGCAGAAGCCCTTCGTGCTCTGCGAGTACGGCCACGCGATGGGCAACGGCCCGGGCTCGTTCGCCGACTACGAGGCGGCCGTCGACCGCTGGCCAAGCCTGCACGGAGGCTTCGTCTGGGAGTGGCGCGACCACGGCATCGCCACCCGCACCCCCGACGGCACGCCGTACTTCGCCTACGGCGGCGATTTCGGCGAGGTCGTGCACGACGGTCAGTTCGTCATGGACGGCCTGCTGCTCTCGGACGGCACGCCCACCCCGGCCCTCGCCGAGTTCGCCGCCGTGATCACTCCGGTCCGCGTGCGTCTGCTCGACGCGGCCCGACTGGTCACCGTCGAGAACCGACGGCACACCGCGTCGACCGACGACGTCGAGGTGCGCTGGCAGCTCGAGCACGACGGTCACGTCATCGCCTCGGGCGTGCTCGACGTGCCGTCGCTGACCGCGCAGTCGACCGCGACGGTCGAGGTCCCCGAGGAGGCGCGCGCGGCAGGCGACGCCGCCACCGTCCGTGAGGCCCACCTCACCGTCACGGCGGTGACGCGTCACGACCTGCGCTGGGCCGGGGCCGGCCACGTGCTCGGGCGCGACCAGGCGCTCGTGGCGAGTCGCCCGGCGGCCCGCACCCGCGCCTCCGGGGCCTGGAGCGGTGACACGCTCGGTGCGCTCACCTTCGACGCCCGGGGCGCCCTGACCTCGTGGCACGGGCTGCCCGTGGCGGGGCCCCGCCTCGAACTGTGGCGGGCACCGACCGACAACGACCGCGGGGCCGGCCAGGGCTCGTACGAGCTCGCCGAACCCGAACTGACCCACGGTCGCGGGGCCGAGGAGACCCCGCCCTCGGCCGAGCGCTGGGTCGAGCGCGGCCTGCACCGGCTCGTGCACCGGGTGCTGTCGGTGTGCCGGTCCGACCACGGGCTCGAGCAGCGCGTGCGGGTGTCCGCCGCGCACACCGGCACCGGCGTCGACGTCACCTTCCGCTGGACGGCGACCGCCGACGGCGTGCTGCTGCGCACCGAGGCCGTGCCGTTCGGGCCGTGGGACTGCACCTGGCCGCGCGTCGGCGCCCGGTTCGACCTGCCGCTGTCGCTCGCGTCGTCGCCGGTCGACTGGCTCGGCACCGGGCCCGCCGAGTCGTACGCGGACAGCGCGGCGGCCGCCCGGGTGGGCCGGTTCACGTCGAGCGTCGACGGGCTCTCGGTCGAGTACGCCCGGCCGCAGGAGACCGGGCACCGCCCCGGGTTGCGGTCGCTGACGCTCGGGGGTCCGGGTGGCGTCGCTGCGTCGGCGGGGGGCCCGGTGCTGTCGGTGACGACCGTGCCCGACGGAGCGGGGCACCGGTGCGGGTTCCAGCTCGCGAGGCACACGGCACAGCAGGTCGCCCTCGCCGCGCACCCCCACGAGTTGCCCGAGCCCACGGCGCTGCACCTCTACCTCGACGACGCGCAGCACGGACTCGGCTCGCGGGCCTGCGGTCCCGACGTGTTGCCCCGTCATGCCCTGTGGCCCTCCGCTCGCGCCTGGGAGGTCGTGCTCGCCTGA
- a CDS encoding Fic family protein, producing MPLIPPPSWPRVEYESHPWDDDEDAPLSRRARLRSRGPYEAAVTPAIAGAAAPNLPADLVVDCEDAVAELARFDAEVGAFTAPFAAILLRSESASSSEIENLTAMPRGIALAALGRKAGTNARLVIANAHAMEAAVALADDLDDAAVIAMHAALLGDEQPHHTGRWRDQQVWIGGTGTSPHTADFVPPRAERVPRAMDDVLAFARRDDLPALVHVALTHAQFETIHPFPDGNGRTGRAIVHSMLRRLGVMRQVTVPVSAGLLRDASGYFDALGAYRDGDVEPIVRAFTRATVEAVDNGRSLVIDLTRLRLQWDELTTARAGSVGRRLLDVLQRQPVVDVPSVARELGVATNNARAGIERLVDDGIVRPIGEARRGRLYEAPDVLVALDAFAVRAKRGRRPGPGA from the coding sequence GGTCGAGTACGAGAGCCACCCCTGGGACGACGACGAGGACGCCCCGCTCTCCCGCCGAGCTCGACTGCGGTCACGCGGCCCGTACGAGGCCGCCGTCACCCCGGCCATCGCCGGGGCGGCCGCGCCGAACCTGCCCGCGGACCTCGTGGTCGACTGCGAGGACGCCGTCGCCGAGCTGGCCCGCTTCGACGCCGAGGTGGGCGCGTTCACCGCCCCTTTCGCGGCGATCCTGCTGCGGAGCGAGAGCGCGTCGAGCTCCGAGATCGAGAACCTCACGGCCATGCCCCGTGGCATCGCCCTCGCCGCCCTTGGCCGGAAGGCCGGGACGAACGCCCGGCTCGTCATCGCCAACGCGCACGCGATGGAGGCCGCCGTCGCCCTCGCCGACGACCTCGACGACGCTGCCGTGATCGCGATGCACGCGGCCCTCCTGGGCGACGAGCAACCGCATCACACGGGCCGCTGGCGCGATCAGCAGGTGTGGATCGGCGGCACGGGAACGAGCCCGCACACGGCGGACTTCGTGCCGCCCCGCGCCGAGAGGGTGCCGCGAGCCATGGACGACGTGCTCGCCTTCGCCCGTCGTGACGACCTGCCGGCCCTCGTGCACGTCGCGCTGACCCACGCGCAGTTCGAGACCATCCACCCCTTCCCCGACGGCAACGGCCGGACGGGTCGCGCGATCGTCCACTCGATGCTGAGACGGCTGGGCGTCATGCGTCAGGTGACGGTGCCGGTCTCGGCCGGCCTCCTGCGGGACGCCTCGGGGTACTTCGACGCACTCGGGGCGTATCGCGACGGCGACGTCGAGCCGATCGTCCGCGCCTTCACCCGCGCGACCGTCGAGGCGGTCGACAACGGCCGTTCCCTCGTGATCGATCTGACCCGGCTCCGCCTGCAGTGGGACGAACTCACGACCGCCCGCGCGGGGTCGGTCGGTCGACGTCTGCTCGACGTGCTGCAACGCCAGCCCGTCGTCGACGTGCCGTCGGTCGCCCGCGAACTCGGGGTCGCGACGAACAACGCCCGGGCCGGCATCGAACGACTCGTCGACGACGGCATCGTGCGGCCGATCGGTGAGGCACGCCGCGGACGCCTGTACGAGGCGCCCGACGTGCTCGTCGCCCTCGACGCGTTCGCCGTGCGGGCCAAGCGCGGCCGACGACCCGGGCCCGGCGCCTAG
- a CDS encoding methionine ABC transporter permease → MSVVSTVAPITTTVLASGTSPSTAYDNSVPWAQIPALVLPALGDTFVMVGIVMAIVVLVGLPLGALVHNLGPAGLVPNAPVHTVLSAVISIGRSLPFLILMASIVPFTRFVTGTNIGIAAAVVPMSIAGIAFFTRIVENSLRSVPSDRVRVATASGASRLQIVRTAQLSEALPGLIGGLTINTIAMIEYSAIAGTIGAGGIGYVAVTYGYQRFDHTVMIVTIVLLVATVAAVQQLGDLAVRATSPEPVRRRRWWRRRATDLPPVAAAA, encoded by the coding sequence ATGAGCGTCGTCAGCACCGTCGCCCCGATCACGACGACCGTCCTCGCGTCGGGCACCAGCCCGTCGACCGCGTACGACAACTCGGTGCCGTGGGCGCAGATCCCCGCCCTGGTGCTCCCGGCACTCGGCGACACGTTCGTGATGGTCGGCATCGTGATGGCGATCGTCGTGCTGGTCGGGTTGCCGCTCGGGGCCCTGGTGCACAACCTCGGCCCCGCGGGCCTCGTGCCGAACGCGCCGGTGCACACGGTGCTCAGCGCCGTCATCAGCATCGGACGCTCGCTGCCGTTCTTGATCCTTATGGCGTCGATCGTCCCGTTCACCCGGTTCGTGACCGGCACCAACATCGGCATCGCGGCCGCGGTGGTGCCGATGTCGATCGCCGGCATCGCCTTCTTCACCCGCATCGTCGAGAACTCCCTGCGGAGCGTCCCGAGCGATCGGGTGCGCGTGGCGACCGCGAGCGGGGCGTCCCGCCTGCAGATCGTCCGCACCGCACAGCTGTCCGAGGCGCTGCCGGGCCTGATCGGTGGCCTCACGATCAACACGATCGCGATGATCGAGTACTCGGCCATCGCCGGCACCATCGGCGCCGGCGGCATCGGCTACGTCGCCGTCACCTACGGCTACCAGCGCTTCGACCACACCGTGATGATCGTCACGATCGTGTTGCTCGTCGCGACGGTCGCGGCCGTCCAACAGCTCGGCGACCTCGCCGTGCGGGCCACGAGCCCCGAACCGGTCCGCCGGCGCCGCTGGTGGCGGCGCCGCGCGACCGACCTGCCCCCGGTAGCCGCCGCGGCCTGA
- a CDS encoding methionine ABC transporter ATP-binding protein has protein sequence MISLEQLTKVYETGSHRTTVLDRVDFRVDTGEIAAVVGPSGAGKSTLAQCVTLLERPTSGSVVVNGDDLTRLGERDLRVARRRIGTVFQSDGLFGRRTAAQNVALPLEYLGVTKAETRRRVAELLDRVGLGHRADARPHELSGGQRQRVGIARALALRPTVLLSDEATSGLDPASTTSIVDLLRELRDDLGLSILFVTHEMDTVLQIADTVARLDHGRIVERGRVLDLLRDPASGLGAALRPTRPAAGAPDGSRTWRLDYVSADVPTDWPTTLGSALGSPVSLLGASIETLGGATVGHATVAVPEAVASRLPGVAAALGLTARSLDPSSAPTPTPEQELVR, from the coding sequence ATGATCAGCCTCGAGCAGCTGACGAAGGTCTACGAGACCGGATCGCACCGCACGACCGTCCTCGACCGCGTCGACTTCCGGGTCGACACCGGCGAGATCGCCGCGGTCGTCGGCCCGAGCGGCGCCGGCAAGAGCACCTTGGCCCAGTGCGTGACGCTGCTCGAACGACCGACCTCGGGCTCGGTGGTCGTCAACGGCGACGACCTGACCCGGCTCGGCGAGCGCGACCTGCGGGTCGCACGCCGTCGGATCGGCACGGTGTTCCAGTCGGACGGGCTCTTCGGCCGTCGGACCGCCGCACAGAACGTGGCCCTGCCGCTCGAGTACCTGGGCGTGACGAAGGCCGAGACGAGGCGTCGAGTCGCCGAGCTGCTCGACCGCGTGGGGCTCGGCCACCGCGCCGACGCCCGGCCGCACGAGCTCTCGGGCGGGCAACGCCAGCGCGTCGGCATCGCCCGGGCGCTGGCCCTGCGGCCGACCGTGCTGCTCTCGGACGAGGCGACGTCGGGCCTCGACCCCGCCTCGACCACCTCGATCGTCGACCTGCTGCGCGAGTTGCGTGACGACCTCGGCCTGTCGATCCTGTTCGTCACCCACGAGATGGACACCGTGCTGCAGATCGCCGACACCGTCGCGCGCCTCGACCACGGACGCATCGTCGAACGGGGTCGCGTGCTCGACCTGCTGCGCGACCCCGCGTCGGGGCTCGGTGCGGCGCTGCGACCGACCCGACCGGCGGCCGGCGCCCCCGACGGCTCCCGCACCTGGCGGCTCGACTACGTCTCGGCCGACGTCCCGACCGACTGGCCGACCACGCTCGGATCGGCCCTGGGGTCGCCCGTGTCGCTGCTCGGAGCCTCGATCGAGACCCTGGGAGGCGCGACCGTCGGGCACGCGACCGTCGCCGTCCCCGAGGCGGTCGCCTCGCGCCTGCCCGGGGTCGCCGCCGCACTCGGGCTCACCGCCCGCTCCCTCGACCCGTCCTCGGCGCCCACGCCCACGCCCGAACAGGAGCTCGTCCGATGA
- a CDS encoding glucosamine-6-phosphate deaminase, protein MTEAVVGPEVVAASGAHEIGQHAADVVAAFVRAEPHGVLGVATGSSPEPLYAELVLRRQDGLRTCGLTLVALDEYVGLEAHHPESYRTFVRDRIARPLGVDDDRVVVPDGSCPDPVDATLAADAHERRIVELGGVGLQIVGIGANGHLGFNEPGSPFDGRSRVVELADRTRLDNARYFGGDARAVPSHAITQGLGTIMAARQVLLVARGRAKAAALAAALQGPVTESVPASLLRRHPRVTIVADREALGAV, encoded by the coding sequence GTGACCGAGGCCGTCGTCGGCCCCGAGGTCGTCGCGGCCTCGGGGGCCCACGAGATCGGCCAGCACGCGGCCGACGTCGTCGCCGCCTTCGTGCGGGCCGAACCCCATGGCGTGCTCGGCGTGGCGACCGGCTCGTCACCCGAGCCGCTCTACGCCGAGCTCGTGCTGCGCCGACAGGACGGCCTGCGCACCTGCGGCCTGACCCTCGTCGCGCTCGACGAGTACGTGGGGCTCGAGGCCCACCACCCCGAGAGCTACCGTACGTTCGTGCGTGACCGCATCGCGAGGCCGCTCGGCGTCGACGACGACCGGGTCGTCGTGCCCGACGGGTCGTGCCCCGACCCCGTCGACGCGACCCTCGCCGCCGACGCGCACGAGAGGCGCATCGTCGAGCTCGGCGGAGTCGGGCTGCAGATCGTCGGCATCGGGGCCAACGGCCACCTGGGCTTCAACGAGCCCGGTTCGCCGTTCGACGGCCGCAGCCGCGTCGTCGAACTGGCCGACCGTACCCGCCTCGACAACGCCCGCTACTTCGGTGGCGACGCCCGGGCCGTGCCGTCGCACGCGATCACGCAGGGGCTCGGGACGATCATGGCTGCGCGGCAGGTGCTGCTGGTCGCGCGCGGTCGCGCGAAGGCCGCGGCGCTCGCCGCGGCCCTGCAGGGCCCGGTGACCGAGTCGGTGCCCGCCTCGCTGCTGCGGCGCCACCCGCGTGTCACGATCGTCGCGGACCGGGAGGCGTTGGGCGCGGTCTGA